Within the Enterococcus hirae ATCC 9790 genome, the region AAGGAAAAATTAGTCAAAATACACGTATGGTAGAGATTTTGCCAGATGGTAAAAACAAAAATGTTTTTGCGATGATGCCTGCTTATCTTGGTAAAGATCGTTATTTTGGTGCAAAAATCATTACTGCATTTCCTGATAATCATTTACAAGGACTATCTTCACATTTGGGGGAAATTCTATTATTTGATTCTAAAAACGGTGTACCTGTAGCGCTAATCAACGCGAATGCAGTCACTTGGATTCGTACCGCTGCAGTTTCCGCTTTAGCCACTGATATATTGGCGAAAAAAGAAGCGGCATCATTAGCTTTAATCGGGGCTGGACAACAAGCAAGCTCGCATTTGAATGCGATCTGTGCTATACGTTCAATCAATAAAGTATCTGTCTATGACTTGAGTAAAGAAAGAAGTCAACAATTTATTGAGGAAATGCAAACAGCATACCCGGAAATTGAATTTTCAAGTGGAGAAACACTCGCAGAAACAGTGGAACAAGCTGAGATCATTTGTACACTAACACCTAGTAAAGAGGCGTTTTTGAAAAAAGAATGGCTTACTCCTGGTGCGCATATCAATGCTATTGGTACGTTTACACCAGATACACGTGAAATCACTAGTGAGTTGATGAAAAGCAGTGCCATCTATGTCGATGATTATGAAGCTGCAATGAAAGAAAGTGGGGATCTACTGATTCCGATTGCTGAAGGAGAATTATCAGAATCAGCGATCTCAGGCTCGTTAAGTGAATTGGTTTCAGGAAAAAGATTATTAAAAGACCAACAAGAAACAATCACGATTTTTGATGCCGTTGGCTTAGCGATTGAAGATCTATGTTGTGCAGAATATATTTATCAAAAAGTTAAGGAGTCTGAATAAAATGAAGTTAAGTTATTATGTTGTTGATGCATTCACACAAGAAGTGTTTAAAGGGAATCCAGCAGCAGTCTACGTTTTAGAGAAGTGGTTACCAGATACGGTGATGCAAAAAATTGCTATTGAGAATAACTTATCTGAAACAGCATTTACTGTCAAAAAGGAGGAACACTATGAGTTACGTTGGTTTACTCCGGATCGTGAAATCGACTTATGTGGACATGCTACTTTAGCAACAGCGTTTGTTTTGTTCAATTATTATGGGGTAGAGGAAGAAACAATCAAATTTACTAGTCAAAGTGGCGAACTTCTTGTGACAAAACAACAAGAAACTTACTATATGGATTTTCCAAGTATCATGCCTAAAAAAGTAGCAATTTTACCTGAATACGAAAAAGCGATCGGTGCAAAAATCAAAGCTGCTTATTTAGCGCGAGATTTATTTTTTGAACTGACAGATGAAGAAACCGTAAAACAGTTGCAACCAAACTTTTCAGCTATTAAAAATTTTGATTTGGGCGTTGGCGTGATCGTAACCGCACGTGGTCAGAAGGAAGATTTTGTTTCTCGTACATTTTTCCCGAAATTAACGATCAATGAAGATCCCGTTTGCGGTTCTGCTCATTCCAATCTTATTCCTTATTGGGCAAATAAATTAAGTAAGAAAAAAATGATTGCCCATCAGCTTTCACCAAGAGGTGGCTACCTTGATTGTGAGTTACGAGGGGAGCGGATCATGATTGGTGGAGAAGCAGTGCTATTCGCTCAAGGAGAAGCTTATATTCCAGAAAAATAAGCATCGCAAATGAAGCAGGAGTTCCCTCTGACAATCTATACCTTTTTCTTCTAGGGCGATTTCCAGAGGATAGAAGTAAGCCTGTTTTTAGAGATACTAGAAGAGGCTGAGGCAGGTTTTGGCTTAGTCTCTTCTTTTCAACCATAATATTGAAGCTTTCCTAGA harbors:
- a CDS encoding ornithine cyclodeaminase family protein — translated: MRKIDFEEAVSRLDFQEAIEVMRQCFSDYGEGKISQNTRMVEILPDGKNKNVFAMMPAYLGKDRYFGAKIITAFPDNHLQGLSSHLGEILLFDSKNGVPVALINANAVTWIRTAAVSALATDILAKKEAASLALIGAGQQASSHLNAICAIRSINKVSVYDLSKERSQQFIEEMQTAYPEIEFSSGETLAETVEQAEIICTLTPSKEAFLKKEWLTPGAHINAIGTFTPDTREITSELMKSSAIYVDDYEAAMKESGDLLIPIAEGELSESAISGSLSELVSGKRLLKDQQETITIFDAVGLAIEDLCCAEYIYQKVKESE
- a CDS encoding PhzF family phenazine biosynthesis protein; translation: MKLSYYVVDAFTQEVFKGNPAAVYVLEKWLPDTVMQKIAIENNLSETAFTVKKEEHYELRWFTPDREIDLCGHATLATAFVLFNYYGVEEETIKFTSQSGELLVTKQQETYYMDFPSIMPKKVAILPEYEKAIGAKIKAAYLARDLFFELTDEETVKQLQPNFSAIKNFDLGVGVIVTARGQKEDFVSRTFFPKLTINEDPVCGSAHSNLIPYWANKLSKKKMIAHQLSPRGGYLDCELRGERIMIGGEAVLFAQGEAYIPEK